gtgatgtggcccttcttgtttcttatttgggttatttgtttcctttcctgtatttctttagtcagtctagccaatggtttatcaattttgttaattttttcaaagaaccagcttttggctttgttagttctttcaattgtttttctgttctctaattcatttagttcagctctaatttttattatttgttttcttctggtgcctgatggattcttttgttgctcactttctatttgttcaagttgtagggatagttctctggttttggctctttcttctttttgtatgtgtgcatttatcaatataaattgacctctgagcactgcttttgctgtgtcccagaggttttgataggaagtattttcattctcgttgcattctatgaatttccttattccctccttgatgtcttctataacccagtcttttttcaggagggtattgttcagtttccaagtatttgatttcttttccctagtttttctgttattgatttctagttttattgccttgtggtctgagaagatgctttgtaatattttgatgttttggattctgcaaaagtttgttttatgacctaatatgtggtctattctagagactgttccatgtacgctaggaaaaaaagtatactttgcagcagttgggtggagagttctgtataagtcaatgaggtcaagttggttgattgttgtaattaggtcttccgtgtctctattgagcttcttactggatgtcctgtccttctccgaaagtggtgtgttgaagtctcctactataattgtggaggtgtctatctcacttttcagttcagttaaaatttgatttatgtgtcttgcagccctgtcattgggtgcataaatatttaatatggttatgtcttcctgatcaattgtcccttttaacattatgtagtgtccttctttatcctttgtggtggatttaagtctaaagtctattttgtcagaaattaatattgctactcctcttcttttttgcttattgtttgcttatttttttccattctttgagttttagtttgtgtctctaagtctcaggtgtgtctcttgtaggcagcgtatagacggatcgtgtttctttatccagtctgagactctctgtctctttattggtgcgtttagtccatttacattcagtgtaattatagataagtatgtgtttagtgttgtcattttgatgcctttttatgtgtgttgttgacaatttcatttttccacttacttttttgtgctaagacgtttttctttgtaaatcctgtgttcctcattttcgtagtatttgactttatgtttgccgagtcgttacatttttcttggtttttatcttgagttttgaagttgttatacctctttgtggttaccttaatatttacccctatttttctaagtaaaaacctaacttgtattgttctatatcgccttgtatcactctccatatggcagttctatgccacctgtatttagtccctctttttgattattgtgatcttttacatattgacttcaatgattccctgttatgagcatttttttttaaattaatcttaatttgtttttgtgatttccctatttgagttgatatcaggatgttctgttttgtgaccttgtattgtgctggtatctgatattattggttttctgacccaacaatatcctttagtatttcttgtagctttggtttggtttttgcaaattctctaagcttgtgtttatctgtaaatatcttaatttcgccttcatatttcagagagagttttgctggatatatgatccttggctggcagtttttctccttcagtgctctgtatgtgttatcccattgccttcttgcctgcatggtttctgctgagtagtctgagcttattgattctcccttgaaggagacctttcttttctccctggctgcttttaaaattttctgtttatctttggttttggcaagtttgatgataatatgtcttggtgtttttctttttggatcaatcttaaatggggttcgatgagcatcttggatagatatcctttcgtctttcatgatgtcagggaagttttctgtcggcagatcttcaactattttctctgtgttttctgtcccccctccctgttctgggactccaatcactcgcaagttatccttcttgatcgagtcccacatgattcttagggtttcttcattttttttaattcttttatctgattttttttcagctatgttggtgttgtttccctggtcctccagatttcccggtctgcgttctaattgctcgagtctgctcctctgacttcctattgcattgtctaattctgtaattttattgttaatcttttggatttctgaatgctttctgtctatgaattcttgcaacttactaatttttccactatgttcttgaataatctttctgagttttaactgttttatcagtgtgttccttggctttttctgcagtttgccttatttcgtttctgatgtcttgaagcattctgtaaattagttttttttattctgtatctgataattccaggattgtatcttcatttgggaaagattttgattcttttgtttgggtggttgtagaagctgtcatggtctgcttctttatgtggtttggtatcgactgctgtctctgagccatcactaagatacagtagtggtttattctataattgctcactgagtcttatcttgtattgttttctttcaatatacttggatgggctactagattgtgctgtcttgtttattgtagcccttgacttacttatgacctattaccagctggtttggtctgttgccagatatatatgcctgagtctattcactattcttgagtagaatctgattttgggtcatcaagtgtgtgctgcaccctaacacctatccaccttgagaagtagtggtgatagctgtgtgcaccagattctattagcagctggggttcacactccagggggggcaggatgttgacaggctttccccaagagtcagtgaggtaggtgtgtctctattcctatagcaccttggtgggagggcactgcagctgtaccttaggcccccaatgcaagtacctctactgattggtagatgtcaccctccttagacccctaaggcaagaggctaggtggtctggggggagcttcagcgctgagttccctgttgtgggtcagttagggctctgttgaataagcagagatatcagacctgggaaacttgtttttccagaaaatccgctagaaaaaaatgcagtcagatccctatcagaactgcctttggattataactgccatcttgttccctgtaaggatgaatgtccgagatttggatcatatatgcttggctgtagctggttctgtgtttttagtccaattagggatggatttttggtccctgggttttttgtggttccttctctcaggccagaagaatgggttaggaaaagaccaaaaaaaaaaaaaaaaaaagggaaaagcaaagccgccgcagagccggagccgttctccctctggctcaggaaattccaatgttaatgaagctgcctggggaggttggggaagggttcagagaaataggaaagtagcacctcggaatatagccacagttgcttgtcttgcttggaatgactattttatctgagattcctggggGGCGTGtctcctatgtgtgctggctgtgtggagattgcccccgagggtctggcccgctgaagccgcggtcagatcctctgctgccagtccaaagcccagcgtcaaggttcccctgctgggacgctgcactcctggctccaaaatcagtcgctgcctcccggggacttctcgtcctgccagccgcaTGGTCGCGCCGTCcctgcggaccagctgggccccctcccggggttagttcaggggagtagagctgcgccccgtgcttgtcCCGTGACAGCGCCGAGTCCAATGATCGGTGCCAaggttctccggctgggacgctgcactcccggctccaaaatcagccactgcctcccggggacttctcccaccagccgcgtcgccacgctgcctgcgcggactggctgggccccctcccggggtgagttcaggggggtagagcTGTTCCCCTTGTTTGTGCTGTCACAAGACTTTTGaattcagctcccctgggcccagacctaagcccggcaccaagattacctgactgggacgctggctccaggctccgaaaacagtcgctgcttccccgtatttgttcattctccgtctctaaatctatgtttgttgttcagggtttgtagattgttatgtatgtgatcgattcacttggttttctgagtctttgttgcaagagggatccgaggtagcgtctacctagtctgccatcttggccccgcctctataAAGTGATTTTGAGACCAAAATGTTTGGAGCTGTGGATATAGGCAATGCATGAGACCACCAGACATGCTTGAGGGATTTATACAGTATAATCAGACCTGAATCTGATCATAAATCTAAATCTAACTATCCAATGTACAGTAAATATGGGCACAAAAGGGCATGTTAAATGACTTCATGGCTATGtaatcagcaaaatccagactcTGGGCAATTTTATAAGATAAATGACCCAGTTGTTGAAAAAATCATAGGATAAAGAGGTGAGAAGGAGTAATTTATAGATTAAAAGAGATTCATGAGAATTATCTACTAATTTCAATGCATGGACcttatttttattctgatttgATTAATAAACTATAAAACAATTCCTGAGACAGTTTAGGAAGTTTGAATGTCAAGTAGATATTTAATGATATTAAGGAATTGTTAACTTTTAGATGCAGTAATGTGACTGTGTtgtatttaagaaaataattcttttattttagagATACATGCTGGAACATTCATGGAtgaaataaaatgttgcctgAAATTTATCTGAAAATAATCTGGGGGAAGCAGTGAAGATAAGGGTGTAGATGACAAAGACTGGCCATAAGTTGATAATTTTTTTGCATTCATGTAGTTGGCAGATGGTGGTTCTTTATactgttctctctctttttgtgtatgtaaaattttttcatttaaaaagttgaaaaattaGTCACTCCCCACCATGTGGTCTCCAACTGGCTTTCTACTTGGAAATTACAGACTCTGGGCACGACCTTATATTTCAGGGAAAAATTAGAGATTTTATACTAAATGAAGGTAAATTTTTTAATGCAGGGGAATACTGGGTGAATTTCAAGAATAAAATTTTTGTATGTAAAGACACAAATACTTTTGTGCCTTTAAACCCGTTAAACCTGGTGCTGTcgcttcgattctgactcatagtgaccctgtaggacagagtagaactgccccatagagtttccaaggagtgccttgtgggttccaactgctgaccttttggttagcagccctagcacttaatcactattcTGCCAAGGTTTCCTTTGTGCCTTTAGGGGTTAGAAATCTTAAGAAAAGGCACAGGAGAAATAAGATATATTAAATAATAGGCTGGTATATAAGAGTAAACATCAAtacatatccaaaaccaaaaaaccaaactcagtgccgttgagtaaattctgactcatagcgaacctacgggacagagtagaactgccccatagagtttccaaggagtgcctggtggattcgaattgcagacccttcggttagcagctgtagcactttaccactatgccaccagggtttcctcaatactTATACCATTAGACTAATTGGgcttaaaatataaagaaagatCTTTGGAGTGTCAATGCAAAAATATTAAGTTGCTTCTAAGGGAAAAGCCCAGGGAGGTATCAGTCCTCTCCACAGCAATAGTCAGTGCTACAAGTCAGTGTCACATTGTTCATAATTCCTCAAAGAAGCCAAGTGTGTCCTAGGATTTTCTAAGTCCAAATGTCCTTCTCTGtatttttgaaaaaggagaacaggGTTCTGTGGCTTATGTAAACTTCTCcatttaaaatattatgtttGACAGTCCTGCTTGTTCCGTGTTTATTTGTTACTCAGCATTCCAAAGGTCAAGACCTCCTGAAAAGAAGGTTGTGGTACCAGTGGCAAATGCtgttttttcccctaaaaaaGTTGTAATGTAAGATAATTTGGCTTTGATTATAATCTTCAGCATTTATCATATTTGATTCTGGGTTTGGGGCTGTAGTGCTATATAGTACAGAAGACATTTTAAATGTTGGGCATTCAGGCAGGTGAATAtcatctctccttccctctctctctctgtctttctctcagtCACTTGCAGACACACCATGGAATTTGGAAATGATATATCCACCGTGACCGTTGCCCTCTATTagtaaaaaacccattaccatcgagtctattcctattcctgtgttacagagtagaacttctccacagggttttcttggctataatctttttggaagcagatcaccagtcctttcttcctcggttctactgggtgggttcaaactgccaatctttatgtTTGCAGCCTCTTACAAGCCACTCACACTACCTAGGGACCTGGCTCTGTTAGTAAATAAGCTATTGTTAATTTGGGAGCAACTTTCATTATGAGACCAAGGATGTATTGAGGTGATGCTTTagcaaaatgaagaacaagaacatgTTGCAGCCTCTTACACAATCTTTTTCTTGCCTACGGTTTCACCCACTAAGCCCCAATAATCCCTTAGTTTCCATTAGCAAGATGTTAATAACTTTGAAAGCCACAAACTCAAGCTCAAACTCTCTTGGCTGCCTGACCAGCAGCCAACAGCAACTTCCCCATCTCCTCGTGCTTTCTGGCAAAAAGAGGAGTGATTTTATCACATGTCTGAACTACTCTATGAGTAAGTGACCAGAAACAATTTAGACTTGGCTTTCATTTCTGTAGATACTGAAAACATTGACTGAAATATAAAAACTTGTTATGTTGCTATGATTATTGCTGTAGGTATATATGTCACTTAACAACTCTTTCTGGGCTTCATTTTGAAGgtctcatagcagccccatagtgATTGTATTGGGATTAGTCAGTAAGGCCCTAGAATTTATGCTAACTCATGCACAGTCCTTTAATCTCTGCTCAGACTTACCAATAGAGGACTGGTAAACCAGCACGGGGAATATTTACTGTTCCTTAGCATTATaataagtagaaatcaatgaattTTTTTGCAAAAAACCTTGGGTTTTATATCTGTTCCTTAGAGTTCTCACCTCTTTTCTCAGTGGTGAAATGAACCTCTTCCGCAATTTGGCTCTTGGCATGAGGGAGAATCTACTGATCTCTGGGGAAAATGTCCCTTAAATAACCCCGTATCTCTCCAGGGCAGTCCAATCCAACCCAATCCAACCCAGCCCAACCCAGTCCAACCCAGCCCAACCCAGTCCAACTCAGCCCAATCCAGTCCAACACAGCCCAAtccagtccagtccaacccaacccaacccaacccaagcCAACCCAAGCCAACCCAACCCAATCCAATGCaatccaacccaacccaacccaaccccacccaacccaaccccaccccacgccacccaatccaatccaatccaatccaatccaatccaatccaatccaatccaatccaatccaatccaatccaatccagtccagtccagtccagtccagtccagtccagtccagtccagtccagtccagtccagtccaatccaatccaatccaatgcaAAGCAACGCAAAGCAACTGAAAGCAATGCAACCCAACGCAATGCAATGTAATGcaatccagtccagtccagtccagtccaatccaatctaacccaacccaacccaacccaacccaacccaacccaacccaacccaacccaacccaacccaacccaatccaatccaatccaatccagtctaatccaatgcaatgcattcctCTTTCATTCCTCTTTAATCAGCTTGCAACTATCAAACAGGGAACAAGACAATTACAAAACTTTTACATAAATGACACTTGGATCAAATACATAAAAGCTAATGGAAGTTTTCTATACATAAGTGGTCTGAAAATAGAATGAGGGCTTGTCTAGCAGAGATTGGCTTGAGACAGGAATATACAAAGAGAATCTGGAAGAAGACAGGATCTAGTGCAGATAAGGACAAGGTACCAATTTTTTTGCTGATAATGCACCCATGTAAATAACGCGCTTACACATACAGCACGCATAGTgtgcctaggaaaataatgcacaAGGGAGTTGCATGgttagcaaaaataaaaacacaatgggcatgttatttgtttaaaaatacaatattCTAGTAGCATTTACTCATATGAGCCAAGGTCTCCCTAGTTTCATTATAAGTAGGCATAAGGAGTTTATATAAGAACCCTCTATGTATCCTTTTCAGATGTATTTCTTTATGCTTATTAATATAAATAGATGTATATGATTCTCTTTTCCTACCAGGTAATACTCTCTGATGTTTTCAAAAAGTTCTAAATTACAAATCTCCTTCATATATTAGTTATAGCCTGAAAGCTGGgctgaattattttatttctcccttCTATCCCTCCTCCTTCCGttattctctttcttttaaaaaaaattttttttattgtgcattaggtggaagtttacagagtaaattattttcccattcaatagtaTGTACATAAGTATTTCACAACATtgttttcattccccacaatatgtcagcactctcctcatttctaTCCTAGTTTCTTTGTTACGTTTCATCCTGATTCTGTACCCTTTCCtgatttctcatctttgcttttgggcaaatgtagcccttttgattgttctaaggaacatgttcctctcgggtgttatttattttatgggcctgtctatggtttggctgaagggcggtcttcgggaatggcttcagtgCCAGTTCAAATGGTCTTAGggacatagtcttgggggttcttccagtctctgtcagaccagtaagtctgactcttttttatgaatttgattttttgttctacaatttttctcctgctctgtccaggaccctctgttgtgatcccagtcagagcagtcggtagtggtggccaggcaccatctagttcttctggtctcagggtcatgtagtctgtggttcatgtggtccatttgaACGAATTACTTTTAATTActaattaactaattaattaattaatactaATTAATTAcaattagtcctttgaactaattactcccttgagtctttcgttttcactctctttctttcttcattctctccttACTCAAATGTTTATTGTGCATTATCTACTTGCCAAGCAATGGTCTATGTGTTGAGGATATATCAAAATGGATATATAGTGAAAAGAATCTACCCAACCACTGAATTGCTCAGCCTTACAaagataaagcaaacaaaaaccatacCTTCATCTGATTGTATTGTAATGGGTGATTTTAGCATCTGTTTATTTTGCTGAACTAAAAACTACTTGAGTTAAGTGATTGCACTGTTAATTGCTCTATATTCTGTTTGGTGGGTAAATAAAGTAAAGCCATATAGCAGAGACATTGTTCTTCATATTTTCAACTGTCCGGCCCACTTGTCTGCATGatagcagctgtttcttcccccCCAAAAAGGATACTGGTAAATTGGCTGGCattaaattgttaaatgagaaattcTAGAATAGTTTGATAAAGTAGAACTCAACATTTCAGAAATGCATCAGTGTAAAGACAGAAATGAGAATGCCGTATTAGGGAGACCAGTCAAAGGGGTGAGATAAGGAAGAGGAGACACTGAGAACACTGGGAAGGGTAATGGTAGAGTTCCAGAGCGAAGAGGGCAGTGGGGGAAGGCAGAGTTGAGTGGATAAACCGATTGTAGATTAAAGCCAGTCGAAGCTGGGCaattattttacagatgtgaaaataCAGGCTTGGGCAGGTGAAGTGACCTTTTCAGAATCATATGGGGAATTTTCCTGGGTAGTAAGGAGGCTGGTGACCAGGACAACAGTTGGAAGCCAGAAAGGTAGAGAAAGCAGAAAGAAGTGAGGGCTGGAGGGGAAATGAAAAGCTGAGTGGGAGGACCAGTGCTTTGGGAAGCACAACTTTTCTCTGATATAAATTCTCTGAGGGAGAGATCGTCAGTTGGAAGACAGGAATTCAGGTTTGCTGAAATTGGAGATCAAACACCTAGACTGAGTCAGAAATTCTGTTTCCAGTGAAATGCTGCTTCTGCCAGTTCTGCTGCTGGTAGTTCTCTTTCCAGGTGGTGATAATGAGGACGGTAAGAGTAATTCTGACAGCTCTCAGCAAGGGTGTGAGAGGGTCTGGGTAAAAGCATGCTGCAGTGGCCCTAGTGCATTTGGAGACCATCCTGGAGGTTGAGACTGGAGCCTAAGACTTTGATGTAGGCAAATGTCTCAGGCCCCTGTGTTCTTCAAATTCCGGGTTCATTCTCTTTTGCCTGTTTCCATTTCCATTCTCTCTCATTCCCTCCTTCTTCTCCCTTTCTGCTCATTATTTTTAGCCTTCCATCACCCACAGGTTCCCAGGGACCAACCTTCTACCTCATCCAGATCTCGTCCTTTGCCAACAGCACCTGGGCACAAAATCGAGGCTCAGGCTGGTTGGATGATATGCAGATTCATGGCTGGGATAGTGACTCCGGTATGGCTATTTTCCTGAAGCCCTGGTCCAAGGGTAACTTCAGCGATGAGGAAGTAACAGAGCTGCAGGAGATATTTCGAGTCTACCTCATTGGATTTACTCGGGAAGTACAGGCCCGAGCCAGTGATTTCCAGATGGAATGTGAGTTCCCTGACTTAGGGGGATTCTCAttgactttttttctctctcttggttTGAGCTGCTACTCCTTCTGATCATTCTCTCCTCCCTATTATATCCAATTACATGAATACACTTTATTAGAGTAGTTTCCTGCTCTGAGTCCACACTTCCACAAACTATTCAAGAGTCTCATGgcctcctgtcctcctctctgaTTTATGGAATCTCACTTTTTGTAACCATTCATTGGTTTGTCTTCTGTGACACTTGATCCTCTCTCAGACATAAAGCAAGAAATGCTCATTTTTCCTACCCTGTGCCTGAGTGACCTAAAGGGTGACCTCCTCCTCCAATCCATCTCCTCAAGCGTCTCCTTCCCAGCCCACCTCTCAATATCATCTCCCCATTCACCTTGGAATCCTGGAATCCTACTCTCCCTCTCTGACCTGTTACAAACCATATGTCTTTATAACCCCTCCTCATTCATTAGATGTACACCCCTACCAGTGCTCTACCCTCTGAAACTCTCTAAATGCTCTAATTGGTTTTGGGTTCATCATTTCATATTCCAGAACTTTCTACTCACCGAAAATACTTGGTCATTTCCAATTTCTTacttttttgtttactgtttaatAAGTTTTTCTGTGTTTCCCCTCTACCCAGACCCTTTTGAGATCCAGGGCATAGCAGGCTGTGAGCTGCGTTCTGGGGAGATCACTGTAAGCTTCCTGAGGGGAGCTTTAGGAGGACTGGATTTCCTGAGCGTCAAGAATTACTCATGTGTACCTGCCCCAGAGGGTGGCAGCAGAGCAGAGAGGTTCTGTGCACTACTCAGCCAGTACCAAGGGATCTATGATACTCTGGAGAAGCTCCTCTTAGAATCCTGCCCTCGATTTCTCTTGAgtgttctcagtgcagggaaggcAGATCTGCAGAGGCAAGGTTAGTTCCACTTTGTCCCCAAGACTTTTCTATGCACTTCCACCAATGTCCTTAAACTTAAGCATAGGAAGATACCCAGAGGGAAAGGGGCCTAATGAATAATATATTTAGTTTTAGTTCCCAGAGGAGTAGAAGGGGTTCACTGTCCAAACTTATAGGGGTCCAAGTCTCTATGCTCTGGACTGGAGTCCTAATCTGAATACTCTCCCTGCCCCAGAGAAACCTGAGGCCTGGCTGTCCAGCGGCCCCTCTCCTGGTCCTGGCCGTCTGCTGCTGGTGTGCCATGTTTCAGGATTTTACCCAAAATCTGTGTGGATGATGTGGATGCAGGGGGAGCAGGAGCAGCACGGCACTCAGCGAGGTGATGTCCTGCCCAATGCTGATGGGACATGGTATCTCCGAGTCACCCTGGATGTGGCAGCTGGGGAGGTGCCTGGCCTGTCTTGCCGAGTGAAGCACAGCAGTCTAGGTGGCCAGGACATCATCCTCTACTGGGGTGAGAAAGTGAGAAAGAACTGGTGCCCACCAAAGATGGAAGGACCTGTTCCTCAAACATAAAGGGATGGGCTGGGCAAAGGGTGGCTGGGGCTTGATAGTTCAGAGGAAAAGGGACACACAAATACACAGAGAGAgacgagagagagagggagggagggagacagacagagagagggagaatgaCTGATTGATGGATTTTTCATGCCCTAATCCCAACAGAAGGAGCACAgaaggagcagtggttaagcttctaagggaaaggttggtggtttgaacccaccatctgcaccatgggagaaagatgtggcagcctgtgcctgtaaagattacagccttggaaatcctatggggcagttctactgtgtcctatagggtctctataaaatcacaatgagtcagaattgactcattgacagcagatttggcttttttt
This DNA window, taken from Elephas maximus indicus isolate mEleMax1 chromosome 3, mEleMax1 primary haplotype, whole genome shotgun sequence, encodes the following:
- the LOC126073800 gene encoding T-cell surface glycoprotein CD1b-like, which encodes MLLLPVLLLVVLFPGGDNEDGSQGPTFYLIQISSFANSTWAQNRGSGWLDDMQIHGWDSDSGMAIFLKPWSKGNFSDEEVTELQEIFRVYLIGFTREVQARASDFQMEYPFEIQGIAGCELRSGEITVSFLRGALGGLDFLSVKNYSCVPAPEGGSRAERFCALLSQYQGIYDTLEKLLLESCPRFLLSVLSAGKADLQRQEKPEAWLSSGPSPGPGRLLLVCHVSGFYPKSVWMMWMQGEQEQHGTQRGDVLPNADGTWYLRVTLDVAAGEVPGLSCRVKHSSLGGQDIILYWGHPISNGWICLAVIVPFLILLIGLALWFKRRWSYQNIQ